The following proteins come from a genomic window of Gossypium raimondii isolate GPD5lz chromosome 5, ASM2569854v1, whole genome shotgun sequence:
- the LOC105768371 gene encoding TIR-only protein, translating to MKTKMVNPFIESKKACDVFINHRGIDTKRTIATLLYDHLSWLNLQPFLDNKNMKPGDKLFDNIDNAIRNCKIGVTVFSPNYCKSYFCLHELALFMESKKKVIPIFCDIKPSELRIVNNGNVPLKDLERFNLALEEAKYTVGLTFNSSKGNLSDVVKNASEIVIESLIEMESEQKIRRKEVESPIKSGFGRPLLLVRT from the exons AAGCAAAAAAGCTTGTGATGTTTTCATTAACCATAGAGGCATCGACACCAAGAGAACTATAGCCACCTTACTCTACGACCACCTTTCATGGCTAAACCTACAACCTTTCTTGGACAACAAGAACATGAAACCCGGAGATAAGTTGTTCGACAACATCGACAACGCGATACGGAATTGTAAGATCGGGGTCACGGTTTTCTCGCCGAATTATTGCAAATCCTACTTTTGCCTTCATGAATTGGCTCTATTCATGGAGTCCAAGAAGAAGGTTATTCCAATCTTTTGCGACATTAAACCTTCGGAACTCCGTATTGTGAACAATGGCAATGTTCCTTTGAAAGATTTAGAAAGGTTCAATTTGGCTCTTGAGGAAGCTAAATATACCGTAGGACTCACGTTCAACTCTTCAAAAGG GAATTTGTCTGATGTCGTGAAAAATGCTTCCGAAATTGTGATCGAAAGCTTGATTGAGATGGAAAGCGAGCAAAAGAT aagaagaaaagaagttgaaagCCCTATAAAAAGt GGATTCGGTAGACCTCTCCTCTTAGTAAGAACATAG